In Bacillus sp. Marseille-Q1617, a genomic segment contains:
- the rpsD gene encoding 30S ribosomal protein S4, translating to MARYTGPSWKLSRRLGISLSGTGKELEKRPYAPGPHGPNQRKKISEYGLQLQEKQKLRHMYGVTERQFRNLFDQAGKLQGKHGENFMALLESRLDNVVYRLGLARTRRQARQLVNHGHVTVNGSRVDIPSFRVQPGQTISVREKSRNLDIIKEALEVNSFVPEFLTFDADKLEGTFTRVPERSELPAEINEALIVEFYSR from the coding sequence ATGGCTCGTTATACTGGTCCAAGTTGGAAATTATCTCGTCGTCTTGGAATCTCTCTAAGCGGTACGGGTAAAGAATTAGAAAAGCGTCCTTACGCTCCAGGTCCTCATGGTCCTAACCAACGCAAGAAAATCTCTGAATACGGTTTACAACTTCAAGAAAAGCAAAAACTTCGTCACATGTACGGAGTAACTGAACGTCAATTCCGTAACCTATTTGACCAAGCTGGCAAATTACAAGGTAAACACGGTGAAAACTTCATGGCTTTACTTGAGTCTCGTCTAGACAACGTTGTTTATCGTTTAGGTCTTGCACGTACTCGCCGTCAAGCTCGTCAGCTTGTTAACCACGGTCACGTAACGGTTAATGGATCTCGCGTAGATATCCCATCTTTCCGCGTACAACCTGGACAAACAATCTCAGTTCGTGAAAAGTCACGCAACCTTGACATCATCAAAGAAGCTCTTGAAGTGAACAGCTTTGTTCCTGAATTCTTGACTTTCGATGCTGACAAGCTTGAAGGTACTTTCACTCGCGTTCCTGAGCGTTCTGAATTACCAGCTGAAATTAACGAAGCTCTTATCGTTGAGTTCTACTCTCGTTAA
- a CDS encoding sensor domain-containing diguanylate cyclase, whose protein sequence is MTILTDKLHAYKSKLFDLIHDGRPGVLLQSNYLHNWLELLKECLGIEKAFLYNKGKEGFSLLQSTQGGEAPPVLSEGFIRRYFEDASPFVKSCSDSIFHSGFQFQTDKDEEYFLLIQGQEAMETAEAEWLSSFWKASDQFLKHGSRVLNVYEEERRYRELFKVTEVFHSNRDVQTLLVQIIETLGEVFPQDTFQILLSNDRYEFGSLPIKCFDFEKANPFAMQAFVNGNIELDEESRLYAPLRGKQGIYGVLEVVTGAHMLFTEPKIEFIKLLAYTAGSALENAKLYEQSKRLISDLQLINETSHQLNLESRLSDTLLFLKKQIQRSFHPSAIGFVLNEKNESVILEQSSTGFFTEEGQKYISYVKDRINKERDSIFLGDVSDRIAAPDYLSLMAVPMTQNEKLIGFCVVLHTEAYMFSFDMYKLLQSFIHHSALAITNATLREELEHLVITDHMTKLYARHYLDEKMEAAMKKDELGTLLLIDIDDFKSVNDNYGHQIGDEVLIQVADLLKDQAGESGLAARWGGEEMAVYLPLVERKAALAIAEAIVEVTAFKTQPRVTLSCGLSSWGKHDSAGPESVKELVKKADEALYIAKNHGKNQVVEDLDNRLLTR, encoded by the coding sequence ATGACCATTCTAACTGATAAATTACATGCTTATAAATCTAAATTATTCGATCTGATTCATGATGGCAGGCCAGGCGTGCTGCTTCAATCAAACTATCTTCATAACTGGCTGGAGTTGTTAAAAGAATGCCTGGGGATCGAAAAAGCTTTCTTATATAATAAAGGAAAGGAAGGATTCAGCCTTCTTCAAAGTACCCAAGGAGGGGAGGCCCCTCCGGTACTGAGTGAGGGCTTCATCAGGAGGTATTTTGAAGACGCTTCACCTTTTGTTAAGAGCTGCAGTGATTCTATTTTTCATTCTGGCTTTCAGTTTCAAACTGATAAAGATGAGGAGTACTTCCTATTGATCCAGGGGCAGGAAGCCATGGAAACGGCTGAAGCGGAATGGCTTTCTTCCTTTTGGAAAGCGAGCGACCAATTTCTGAAGCATGGATCCAGGGTACTGAATGTATATGAAGAAGAAAGGCGTTACCGGGAATTGTTTAAGGTAACGGAAGTTTTCCATTCCAATAGGGATGTACAGACTTTGTTGGTGCAAATTATCGAAACGCTGGGTGAGGTGTTTCCGCAGGATACATTCCAAATCCTTCTATCTAATGACCGGTATGAGTTCGGTTCTCTCCCGATAAAATGCTTCGATTTCGAAAAGGCCAACCCTTTTGCCATGCAGGCTTTTGTAAACGGGAATATAGAGTTGGATGAAGAATCGAGGCTCTATGCCCCATTGAGAGGGAAACAGGGGATTTATGGCGTTTTGGAAGTAGTCACAGGCGCTCATATGCTGTTTACTGAACCAAAAATCGAGTTTATCAAATTGCTTGCTTATACAGCGGGGAGTGCACTGGAGAATGCCAAGCTGTATGAACAGTCGAAAAGGCTGATCAGTGACCTGCAGCTTATCAATGAAACTTCTCATCAATTGAATTTGGAGTCCCGCTTATCCGATACTTTATTATTTTTGAAGAAACAGATTCAGCGGTCATTTCATCCGAGCGCAATCGGATTCGTATTAAATGAAAAGAATGAATCAGTAATTCTCGAGCAGAGCTCTACCGGGTTTTTTACAGAAGAAGGTCAAAAATACATATCTTATGTGAAAGACCGGATTAATAAGGAACGGGATTCGATCTTTCTGGGAGACGTCAGTGACCGGATTGCTGCACCTGATTATTTATCTCTTATGGCGGTGCCGATGACCCAAAATGAAAAGCTGATAGGTTTCTGTGTCGTTCTTCATACCGAGGCGTATATGTTTTCGTTTGATATGTACAAACTCTTGCAGTCTTTTATTCATCATTCAGCCCTTGCAATCACGAATGCGACACTTAGGGAAGAACTTGAGCATCTCGTCATTACCGACCATATGACGAAATTGTATGCCCGGCATTACCTTGATGAAAAAATGGAAGCGGCGATGAAAAAAGATGAATTAGGTACGCTGTTGTTGATCGACATTGATGACTTTAAATCGGTAAATGATAATTACGGCCATCAGATCGGGGATGAAGTCCTGATCCAGGTAGCCGACCTCCTTAAAGATCAAGCAGGAGAGAGTGGACTGGCCGCACGCTGGGGTGGAGAAGAAATGGCTGTTTATCTGCCGCTCGTTGAACGAAAAGCTGCGCTTGCCATAGCTGAAGCCATTGTGGAAGTGACTGCCTTTAAAACACAGCCAAGGGTTACACTTTCATGCGGGCTTTCATCATGGGGAAAGCATGACAGCGCCGGCCCTGAATCAGTAAAGGAATTAGTCAAGAAAGCGGATGAAGCTCTTTATATAGCAAAAAATCATGGGAAAAATCAAGTGGTGGAAGACCTGGATAACCGTCTTCTGACAAGATAA